The Clostridiaceae bacterium HFYG-1003 genome includes a window with the following:
- a CDS encoding ABC transporter substrate-binding protein → MKKRNLLLTIGLASTLLLSACGTKAAPAGNTEAGQTTAAVKKEVPTLNVGWSNELHTGNMHLNFLKPELFADRAIHLKPLNDKQLELIKDGEVIANINFIHSKGAAESVTMMSQGHMDLAYCSSTAIMTAYDSGVDVSVLCPIQSGGVAIVAAANAPYNTFEELVEYAKTSEKPIRGGYHSAISSPRIVLEYALRDAGLKVTENTADYEADVVLTDLKGISNLIPSMSSGQVEIWAGPVPNPQNAEAQNIGKIIARLDQLPEGKWVDFPCCTMNVMNSVKTKYPEVVAAMVQVTKDVSEYAQTHREETADLMTEFIGLDKAVLMKNDTTYQTAITEHFTNGMHTYYEAMSEIGKFTGRLKDQPMDVVMKSVFDFSFVK, encoded by the coding sequence ATGAAAAAGAGAAATCTATTACTGACCATTGGACTTGCGTCAACGCTGCTGCTGAGCGCCTGCGGCACCAAAGCTGCACCAGCCGGAAATACCGAAGCGGGGCAGACGACTGCAGCTGTGAAGAAAGAGGTTCCGACTCTGAATGTAGGCTGGAGCAATGAACTGCATACCGGAAACATGCATTTGAATTTTCTGAAGCCTGAGTTGTTTGCGGATCGCGCAATCCACTTAAAGCCATTGAACGACAAGCAGCTTGAATTAATCAAAGACGGTGAAGTGATTGCAAATATTAATTTTATCCACTCCAAAGGCGCTGCCGAAAGTGTCACGATGATGTCACAGGGTCATATGGATCTGGCCTACTGCTCGAGCACAGCCATCATGACCGCCTATGATTCCGGCGTCGATGTCAGTGTTCTGTGTCCCATTCAAAGCGGCGGAGTTGCCATCGTAGCGGCTGCCAATGCACCCTACAATACGTTTGAAGAATTGGTTGAATATGCTAAAACAAGCGAGAAGCCGATTCGCGGCGGATATCACTCGGCCATCAGCAGCCCTCGGATTGTATTGGAATACGCACTTCGGGATGCCGGCTTGAAGGTAACAGAAAATACCGCAGACTATGAAGCAGATGTTGTTCTGACTGACTTGAAGGGCATCAGCAACCTGATTCCGTCCATGAGCTCCGGTCAGGTGGAGATCTGGGCAGGTCCGGTACCCAATCCGCAAAATGCCGAGGCTCAGAACATCGGAAAAATCATCGCCCGTCTGGATCAGCTGCCGGAAGGCAAATGGGTCGATTTCCCATGCTGCACCATGAATGTCATGAATTCGGTCAAGACCAAATATCCTGAGGTCGTAGCCGCTATGGTACAGGTAACCAAGGATGTGAGTGAGTATGCCCAGACGCATCGGGAAGAAACCGCTGACCTGATGACAGAATTCATCGGCCTGGACAAGGCAGTTCTGATGAAGAACGACACGACGTATCAAACGGCCATTACGGAGCATTTCACCAATGGCATGCATACCTACTATGAGGCCATGTCGGAGATCGGCAAGTTTACCGGCCGGCTGAAGGATCAGCCCATGGATGTCGTCATGAAGAGCGTGTTCGATTTCTCTTTTGTAAAATAA
- a CDS encoding PepSY domain-containing protein: MNKILKKLMMMTPILLLAALVAGFLPDVLTLASSKDKLSVIPELTITQTSDVVRSAGSEAAVAAKTRLSREQVREIALARYSGTITELELDDSKWYEVEILFDGKEFELKIDAYTGDVLRVESKKVTATKPAVSIANDKTEAAAKQRITREEARQIALAKVNGTIVEMELDDHRYEVEIRADGKEYDLEINIYTGQIEKFTESKMVVQKASAPAKPQVTETRSRITRDEARKIALNRISGTVTELELDDNHYEVEIQANGNEYDITINAYTGKIIEVDVDRITYDDDHDDDHDDDDDHDDDDDDHDDDDHDDDDDDHDDDDDDRQDD; the protein is encoded by the coding sequence ATGAATAAGATACTTAAGAAGCTAATGATGATGACGCCGATCCTGCTGCTGGCAGCTCTGGTTGCAGGTTTCCTGCCGGATGTTCTGACACTGGCAAGTTCCAAGGATAAGCTGTCGGTGATTCCGGAGCTGACGATCACTCAGACATCTGATGTTGTACGGAGTGCCGGATCAGAAGCAGCGGTTGCGGCAAAGACCCGTCTGAGCAGAGAGCAGGTCCGCGAAATTGCACTGGCGAGGTATAGCGGCACCATCACTGAGCTGGAGCTGGACGATTCGAAATGGTATGAGGTTGAAATTCTTTTTGATGGAAAAGAATTCGAATTAAAGATTGATGCCTATACCGGAGACGTGCTTCGAGTCGAATCCAAAAAAGTGACGGCAACAAAGCCGGCAGTCAGCATTGCTAATGATAAGACTGAAGCGGCAGCAAAGCAGCGGATCACACGGGAGGAAGCCCGCCAGATCGCTTTGGCAAAAGTGAATGGAACCATTGTGGAAATGGAACTGGACGATCACCGCTATGAAGTCGAAATTCGCGCCGATGGCAAGGAATATGATCTTGAAATCAACATCTACACGGGACAAATCGAGAAATTCACCGAATCGAAAATGGTCGTTCAGAAAGCTTCCGCACCAGCAAAGCCTCAGGTGACGGAAACGCGCAGCAGAATAACCAGGGACGAAGCCCGAAAGATTGCTTTGAACCGAATCAGCGGAACAGTAACCGAACTGGAGCTGGATGACAATCACTATGAAGTCGAGATTCAGGCCAATGGGAATGAGTATGACATTACGATCAATGCCTATACTGGAAAAATCATCGAAGTGGATGTCGATCGGATTACCTATGATGATGACCATGACGACGACCATGACGATGATGATGACCATGACGATGACGATGATGACCATGACGATGATGACCATGACGATGACGATGATGACCATGACGATGACGATGATGACCGTCAGGATGACTAA
- a CDS encoding ABC transporter permease yields MKKIRLNVLSLIFPVIFLAGWELSARSIGNQAILPTVGTVFHNFANAFDNFIGIGSIPKNIAYSMVRVFIGYLLGALIALPLGLLMGYFKPVRDLFENFITLFKPIPSIAWMPLVLGWFGISSLAGIFRIPYGATYALLDNFKLSMIFLIALGSFFPIWGNAMFGVSNVRTVLVESARVLGASQKDIFFHVLMPAAGPTILNGLRMGLTSAWVCLVAAEMLPGSMSGVGYLITHAYELARMDLVITGIICIGAIGAFLDLVFRVIMKRYFSWENRVR; encoded by the coding sequence ATGAAAAAGATCCGCCTGAATGTCCTGTCACTTATTTTTCCGGTGATCTTCCTGGCAGGATGGGAACTGTCTGCCCGAAGCATCGGGAATCAGGCCATCCTGCCGACGGTCGGCACCGTATTTCATAATTTTGCCAATGCCTTTGATAATTTCATCGGAATTGGCAGTATCCCCAAAAATATTGCATACAGCATGGTTCGAGTATTCATCGGCTATCTGCTGGGTGCGCTGATCGCGCTGCCCCTGGGGTTGCTCATGGGCTATTTCAAACCAGTGCGGGATCTGTTTGAAAACTTTATTACTCTGTTCAAGCCAATTCCGTCCATTGCCTGGATGCCGCTGGTCCTGGGCTGGTTTGGAATCAGCAGTCTGGCTGGAATTTTCCGGATTCCCTACGGAGCGACCTATGCTTTGCTTGATAACTTTAAGCTCTCCATGATCTTTCTGATCGCCCTGGGGTCTTTCTTCCCGATCTGGGGGAATGCCATGTTTGGCGTCAGCAATGTCCGGACGGTGCTGGTCGAGAGCGCCCGCGTGCTCGGCGCATCACAGAAGGATATTTTCTTTCATGTCCTGATGCCGGCGGCAGGTCCCACCATTTTGAACGGCCTGCGTATGGGGCTGACCTCTGCCTGGGTCTGTCTGGTGGCAGCCGAAATGCTTCCGGGAAGCATGAGCGGGGTAGGCTATCTGATCACGCATGCCTATGAACTGGCGCGAATGGACCTGGTAATTACCGGAATCATCTGCATCGGGGCGATTGGGGCTTTTCTGGATCTGGTGTTTCGAGTCATTATGAAACGGTACTTTTCCTGGGAAAACAGAGTTCGCTAA
- a CDS encoding cytochrome c biogenesis protein ResB has product MKLHPVFRKLTRLVSSMKFGMILLSFLALFSITGTVLPQGRPESYYRSAYPAWTGLIRIFHLDRVFTSWWFVLLVALLALNLTFCSLRSLPSLLHRMKSWRSADQIRAHPPEYRRSLPDNLSMEEAFRLTGFTVQKSADGLFRARRHNIGWLASWLTHVGILLIIIFYVFGKWFGFETMVYGIPGSSAPVLETGYTVRFDDFDILYREDYSVHQYLTDAAILDSAGQIVRQGVLQVNQPMTGPGFDLFQSGTGWALAARLEKDGQELSHRTLFQSEAYAQDGEDIVLQFMDFYPDFILREGHPYTRSPFPQNPRILYAIYHKGQQVQMDLAVPGTPLRFLNYTFHLESPRLFTVLQAVSDPGIPGVLAGGLLLLAGIFLSFYWIPQEFYGVTENSGASWITATTRRNQALFYEELDRRLKINPSGGTNV; this is encoded by the coding sequence TTGAAACTGCATCCCGTTTTTCGCAAACTGACCCGCCTGGTTTCCTCCATGAAATTCGGCATGATTCTGCTGTCTTTCCTGGCGCTTTTCTCCATCACCGGCACGGTGCTGCCCCAGGGCCGGCCGGAAAGTTACTACAGGTCAGCCTATCCCGCCTGGACCGGTCTGATCCGGATCTTCCATCTGGACCGGGTGTTCACCTCCTGGTGGTTTGTCCTGCTGGTGGCTCTGCTGGCTCTGAACCTGACGTTCTGCAGCCTGCGCAGCCTGCCCAGCCTGCTGCATCGGATGAAAAGCTGGCGCAGTGCCGATCAGATCCGGGCCCACCCGCCGGAATACCGCCGCAGCCTGCCCGACAATCTGTCCATGGAAGAAGCCTTCCGCCTGACGGGGTTTACAGTTCAAAAGTCCGCTGACGGCCTGTTCCGGGCCAGACGTCATAACATCGGCTGGCTTGCCTCCTGGCTAACCCATGTCGGCATTCTGCTGATCATCATCTTCTATGTCTTTGGCAAATGGTTCGGGTTTGAGACCATGGTCTACGGAATTCCCGGTTCCTCCGCACCGGTCCTGGAGACGGGCTATACCGTTCGGTTTGATGACTTTGACATCCTCTACCGCGAGGATTATTCCGTCCACCAGTACCTGACCGACGCCGCGATTCTCGACTCAGCCGGCCAGATCGTCCGGCAGGGTGTGCTTCAGGTCAACCAGCCGATGACCGGTCCCGGGTTTGACCTGTTCCAGTCCGGAACCGGCTGGGCACTGGCTGCCCGGCTGGAAAAAGACGGACAGGAACTCTCCCATCGGACCCTGTTCCAGTCCGAGGCGTATGCCCAGGACGGGGAAGACATTGTGCTTCAGTTTATGGACTTTTATCCTGATTTTATCCTGCGGGAGGGTCACCCGTACACGAGGAGCCCGTTCCCTCAAAACCCCCGAATCCTCTATGCCATCTATCACAAGGGACAGCAGGTTCAGATGGATCTCGCCGTGCCGGGAACTCCCCTGCGCTTTCTGAATTACACCTTCCATCTGGAATCCCCCCGGCTCTTCACCGTGCTTCAGGCTGTCTCAGATCCCGGGATCCCCGGAGTCCTGGCAGGCGGTCTCCTCCTGCTGGCCGGCATTTTTCTGAGCTTTTACTGGATCCCCCAGGAATTTTACGGAGTCACCGAGAACTCCGGAGCATCCTGGATCACCGCGACCACCCGCCGCAATCAGGCTCTGTTTTATGAAGAGCTTGACCGCAGGCTCAAGATCAACCCATCGGGAGGAACCAACGTATGA
- a CDS encoding redoxin domain-containing protein, whose protein sequence is MASVEINRPAPDFELTDYQGNLFRLSALQGKNNVLIVLNRGFVUPFCQRHMMQLHQDLGQFTSRDTVVVTIGPESQDKFREYFEKNQLGFVGLPDPTQQVLKLYGQKVNLFKLGRMPAQMIIDKQGQLRFVHYGHSMQDIPDNAEILALIDQLT, encoded by the coding sequence ATGGCGAGTGTTGAAATCAACCGCCCCGCCCCGGACTTTGAACTGACAGACTATCAGGGAAATTTGTTCAGACTGTCAGCGCTTCAGGGAAAAAACAATGTTCTGATCGTACTCAACCGCGGGTTTGTCTGACCGTTCTGCCAGCGGCATATGATGCAGTTGCATCAAGATCTGGGTCAGTTTACCTCACGGGATACCGTTGTTGTTACCATTGGGCCGGAATCACAGGATAAATTCCGGGAATACTTTGAAAAGAACCAGCTTGGCTTTGTCGGCCTGCCCGACCCCACTCAGCAGGTTCTGAAACTGTACGGGCAAAAGGTCAATTTATTCAAATTAGGCAGAATGCCAGCTCAGATGATCATCGACAAACAGGGCCAGCTGCGCTTTGTCCACTATGGTCATTCCATGCAGGATATTCCGGACAACGCCGAAATTCTGGCCCTCATCGATCAGCTGACTTAA
- a CDS encoding nitroreductase — MNPSFPAIDAIRQRTSVRNYSDQVVEAEKHHALRDFVQSLDNPFHHPIQFHFLDLTASSEGEKLGTYGVIQGARHYLGATLTEGPHAMLALGYEMELAILYLTHLGLGTCWLGGTFDRKGFAQAMAIAPGESFPIITPYGYAAAKKHLKERAMRKVIQADQRKPWEQLFFQDNFQTPLTKEAAGAYSVPLEMVRLGPSASNKQPWRVLLHETTFHFYESKAVGYSAAFPYDIQEVDLGIAAAHFHCSALELGLPGTITLSPPDLPCPDPMIYRFSWRPDRDEAN; from the coding sequence ATGAATCCGTCATTTCCCGCCATCGATGCGATCCGGCAGCGCACCAGTGTCCGCAACTATTCCGACCAAGTGGTCGAGGCTGAGAAACACCATGCCCTCCGGGACTTTGTGCAATCCCTGGACAATCCCTTCCACCATCCCATTCAGTTTCACTTTCTGGATCTGACCGCCTCCTCCGAGGGAGAAAAACTGGGTACCTATGGAGTGATCCAGGGAGCCCGGCATTATCTCGGAGCGACTTTGACCGAGGGGCCCCATGCCATGCTGGCTCTGGGCTATGAAATGGAACTGGCGATTCTCTACCTGACTCATCTTGGTCTTGGAACCTGCTGGCTGGGCGGAACGTTTGACCGAAAAGGCTTTGCTCAGGCCATGGCCATTGCCCCCGGAGAATCCTTTCCCATTATTACCCCTTATGGGTATGCCGCAGCGAAAAAACACCTGAAGGAACGGGCGATGCGGAAAGTCATCCAGGCAGATCAGCGCAAACCCTGGGAACAGCTGTTTTTTCAGGACAACTTCCAGACACCGCTGACGAAAGAAGCAGCGGGAGCATATTCCGTTCCCCTGGAGATGGTTCGCTTGGGACCATCCGCTTCCAATAAGCAGCCCTGGCGAGTATTGCTCCATGAAACTACATTCCATTTCTATGAGTCAAAAGCTGTCGGATACAGCGCCGCTTTCCCTTATGACATTCAGGAAGTTGATCTGGGAATTGCCGCCGCCCACTTCCATTGCTCGGCTCTTGAGCTCGGCCTGCCTGGAACGATCACGCTCTCACCACCCGACCTTCCCTGTCCGGATCCCATGATTTACCGGTTTAGCTGGCGGCCTGACCGAGATGAGGCTAATTAG
- the ccsB gene encoding c-type cytochrome biogenesis protein CcsB — MMLPLLEMENILFYGAFSLYVLGMVLFFVFLVGKREGAGLWATRALWAAFACHSLALAARGLGAGRVPLSNQYEFATSFAWGIALLFLIFERRFHFKAMGAFVAPVVIIVIGYAAMQNKDVRPLMPALQSAWLVFHVATAVISYGAFGVAFGISAMYLIRGRMKEDDFIAKHVPNLEMLDLISYRAVAFGYLFLTLVMITGAIWAQKAWARYWAWDPKETWSFITWIIYSIYLHMRVVKGWRGKKAAWFALIGFLCVLFTYIGVNTLLPSIHSYAGAVSTIL; from the coding sequence ATGATGCTGCCGCTGCTTGAAATGGAAAATATCCTGTTCTACGGAGCGTTTTCACTCTATGTCCTGGGCATGGTCCTGTTCTTCGTGTTCCTGGTCGGAAAGAGAGAAGGCGCCGGACTTTGGGCCACCCGAGCCCTGTGGGCCGCATTCGCCTGCCATAGTCTGGCACTGGCAGCCCGGGGCTTGGGAGCCGGCCGAGTTCCCCTGTCGAATCAGTATGAGTTTGCCACCAGTTTCGCCTGGGGCATCGCCCTCTTATTCCTGATCTTCGAGCGTCGCTTCCACTTTAAGGCCATGGGAGCTTTTGTTGCCCCGGTGGTCATCATCGTGATCGGCTATGCCGCCATGCAGAACAAGGATGTGCGCCCCCTGATGCCGGCGCTGCAAAGCGCCTGGCTCGTATTTCATGTCGCCACCGCCGTCATCAGCTACGGCGCGTTCGGGGTTGCCTTCGGCATTTCCGCCATGTACCTGATCCGGGGCCGAATGAAAGAGGATGACTTCATCGCAAAGCATGTGCCCAATCTGGAGATGCTTGACTTGATCAGTTATCGGGCGGTGGCCTTTGGCTATCTGTTCCTCACTCTGGTCATGATCACCGGCGCAATCTGGGCTCAGAAGGCCTGGGCTCGCTACTGGGCCTGGGATCCCAAGGAAACCTGGTCCTTCATCACCTGGATTATCTACTCCATATACCTGCACATGCGCGTAGTCAAAGGCTGGCGCGGCAAAAAAGCCGCCTGGTTCGCCCTCATCGGCTTTCTCTGCGTGCTGTTCACCTACATCGGAGTCAACACCCTGCTGCCCAGCATCCACAGCTACGCCGGGGCAGTGTCCACCATCCTGTAA
- a CDS encoding DNA starvation/stationary phase protection protein, which yields MRKTYLANLMVGNVMLHNLHWNVEGKAFKQIHEYLEFLYDDAFAKYDEVAERMKMDGKMPTASIKEYMADTDMKELEVRAYSIEEALKEAKNYLEHMRELALKIRSEADEKDEFAWVNLMEDHVAGYDKQIWFMNQSLV from the coding sequence ATGAGAAAAACGTATTTAGCTAATTTAATGGTCGGAAATGTCATGCTGCACAACCTGCACTGGAATGTAGAAGGAAAGGCGTTCAAGCAGATTCATGAATATCTGGAATTCCTGTACGACGACGCATTCGCGAAATATGACGAAGTGGCAGAGCGCATGAAGATGGACGGCAAGATGCCAACCGCTTCAATCAAGGAATACATGGCCGATACGGACATGAAGGAACTGGAAGTTCGGGCCTATTCCATTGAAGAAGCTCTTAAGGAAGCCAAGAACTACCTGGAGCATATGAGAGAGCTGGCTCTGAAGATCCGGTCCGAGGCAGATGAAAAGGATGAATTTGCCTGGGTGAACCTGATGGAAGATCATGTAGCCGGATATGACAAGCAAATCTGGTTCATGAACCAGTCTCTGGTATAA
- a CDS encoding DUF2812 domain-containing protein gives MVKFRLYYDKDKEEVFLNSMANQGWCMERFILGFYRFRPCEKGEYTYRIDLTNDKSAAELRDLFELIQDSGGEVVQTWGVWTIFRKRGSFELYTDPQSKISHYTRIRNLFFILALAETAITVSNLMSAGRTQFPLIPGLLLGLISIVFWVQTVLSQHKINQIKSAL, from the coding sequence ATGGTCAAATTCAGACTCTACTATGATAAGGATAAAGAAGAGGTCTTCCTGAACTCAATGGCCAATCAGGGGTGGTGCATGGAGCGGTTTATTCTCGGCTTCTACCGCTTTCGCCCCTGTGAAAAAGGCGAATATACTTACCGCATTGATCTGACCAACGACAAATCCGCAGCGGAACTGCGGGATCTGTTTGAACTGATTCAGGATTCCGGCGGCGAAGTCGTTCAAACCTGGGGGGTATGGACAATCTTCCGCAAACGGGGTTCTTTTGAACTCTATACCGACCCGCAAAGCAAAATCAGCCACTACACCAGAATTCGGAACCTGTTTTTCATTCTGGCACTGGCGGAAACAGCCATCACCGTTTCCAACCTGATGTCTGCCGGACGCACTCAGTTCCCACTGATTCCTGGCTTGCTGCTTGGCCTGATCAGCATCGTTTTCTGGGTTCAGACCGTGCTGTCTCAGCATAAGATCAATCAGATCAAGTCTGCCTTATAG
- a CDS encoding ABC transporter ATP-binding protein has product MKTVIALDHIHKTYQSRGDVKSLEVLKDIQLDIRENEFVCLVGPSGCGKSTLLRIMAGLEPATSGSVYYRDQPYQKPGRNIGMVFQNYSLMPWLNVEDNIGLGLAFQRTDKARKKAIVEEYLEMVGLNKFRAAYPHELSGGMQQRVAIARSLANDPDVLLMDEPFGALDAYTRIQLQKELLNLWETHRKTIVFVTHSVDEAVYLADRIILMSRRQGFIERDLTVDIPRPRNRSLAEFARLNQQLLSDLERFNEHLEPEGSEIERGAQL; this is encoded by the coding sequence ATGAAAACTGTCATTGCTTTGGATCATATTCATAAAACATACCAGTCCCGGGGGGACGTCAAATCCCTTGAGGTTTTGAAGGACATTCAGCTGGACATTCGGGAGAATGAATTTGTCTGCCTGGTAGGTCCTTCGGGGTGCGGAAAATCCACCCTGCTGCGCATTATGGCCGGTCTGGAACCTGCCACCAGCGGCAGTGTTTATTATCGCGATCAACCCTACCAGAAACCCGGACGGAATATTGGAATGGTATTCCAGAACTACTCGCTCATGCCCTGGTTGAATGTGGAAGACAACATCGGGCTGGGCCTTGCGTTCCAGCGGACCGATAAAGCCCGAAAGAAAGCCATTGTCGAGGAGTACCTGGAAATGGTCGGACTGAACAAGTTTCGCGCCGCCTATCCCCATGAACTGTCCGGCGGCATGCAGCAGCGGGTAGCCATCGCCCGGTCACTGGCCAATGATCCGGATGTTCTGCTGATGGATGAACCCTTCGGCGCGCTGGACGCCTATACCCGGATTCAACTGCAGAAAGAGCTGCTGAACCTTTGGGAAACTCACCGCAAGACCATTGTGTTTGTGACGCACAGTGTGGATGAAGCAGTCTATCTGGCCGACCGGATCATCCTGATGAGCCGGCGTCAGGGATTCATCGAACGGGATCTGACGGTTGATATTCCCAGGCCGCGGAATCGGTCACTGGCGGAGTTTGCCCGGTTAAATCAGCAGCTGCTGTCGGATCTGGAACGATTCAACGAACATTTGGAACCTGAGGGAAGCGAGATCGAAAGGGGAGCGCAGCTATGA
- a CDS encoding double-cubane-cluster-containing anaerobic reductase — MNENLTPLPVNFEEYDEKRKQAFLTAKEFKERGGRIAGCLCTYTPLEILDAAGFSPISLCGTSNETIPAAETVLPKNLCPLIKSTYGFAVADKCPFTYFSDLIIGETTCDGKKKMYELLNAIKPTYVLHLPQGQDRPYARKIWREEIDRLAGYLEQTFGVQITDEKLREASRVRNELRRTKCALFDLQQSHPPALSGVEMMVTLHSGGFSFHPAEYTSRMKALIQERLDQTSSAVPKASRRILLTGCPTGGLIQKVGELVERNGGVIVCLDDCSGERTNRQLIDESAQDIRQAIADHYLDVHCSVMTPNTQRMDNTLEMVKKYQADGVIDVILQACHTFNIESYSMEQAMKRSGIPFMKIETDYSTQDTGQLETRVAAFLEML, encoded by the coding sequence ATGAATGAGAACTTGACCCCCCTCCCGGTCAACTTTGAGGAGTATGATGAGAAAAGAAAACAGGCCTTTTTAACCGCCAAGGAATTTAAGGAGAGGGGAGGAAGAATCGCCGGGTGTCTTTGCACCTATACGCCACTGGAGATTCTTGATGCCGCTGGTTTCAGCCCCATCAGCCTGTGCGGAACCAGCAATGAAACCATTCCGGCGGCGGAAACGGTTCTTCCGAAGAATTTGTGCCCCCTGATTAAGTCAACTTATGGGTTTGCGGTTGCCGACAAGTGCCCCTTTACCTATTTTTCTGACCTGATCATCGGCGAGACCACCTGTGACGGCAAGAAAAAAATGTATGAACTGCTGAACGCCATCAAACCCACTTATGTTCTGCATCTCCCTCAGGGGCAGGATCGCCCGTACGCCCGCAAGATCTGGCGCGAGGAGATTGACCGACTGGCCGGATACCTCGAACAAACCTTTGGGGTGCAGATCACCGACGAGAAGCTGAGGGAAGCATCTCGTGTCAGAAATGAGCTGCGCCGGACAAAATGTGCCCTGTTTGACCTCCAGCAGTCCCATCCACCCGCTCTGTCCGGGGTGGAAATGATGGTCACCCTGCATTCCGGAGGGTTCAGCTTTCACCCGGCAGAATACACCAGCCGGATGAAGGCGCTGATTCAGGAACGGCTCGATCAGACGTCATCGGCGGTGCCAAAGGCATCCCGGCGCATTCTGCTGACCGGCTGTCCCACTGGCGGATTAATCCAAAAGGTTGGGGAACTGGTCGAGAGAAACGGAGGGGTCATCGTGTGTCTGGATGACTGTTCCGGGGAGCGGACGAATCGCCAGCTGATTGATGAATCAGCTCAGGATATTCGCCAGGCCATCGCCGACCATTATCTGGATGTGCACTGCTCCGTCATGACGCCCAATACCCAGCGGATGGACAATACGCTGGAAATGGTAAAAAAATACCAGGCTGACGGCGTCATCGATGTCATTCTCCAGGCCTGCCATACCTTCAATATCGAATCCTACTCGATGGAGCAGGCAATGAAGCGGAGCGGAATTCCGTTTATGAAGATCGAGACGGACTACTCCACCCAGGATACCGGTCAGCTCGAGACACGAGTCGCGGCGTTCCTTGAAATGCTCTAA
- a CDS encoding PadR family transcriptional regulator gives MPLTESTYYILLALARPNHGYGIMQLVEEMTAGRVILGAGTLYGALNTLLEKQWIRLVREEEESRKKKEYVLTLMGEAILLQEMERLEELLKNGKKVLMQHGQIQTLL, from the coding sequence ATGCCGCTGACCGAATCCACCTATTATATTCTGCTGGCACTGGCAAGACCGAATCATGGTTACGGCATCATGCAGCTGGTAGAAGAAATGACTGCCGGGCGGGTCATCCTGGGAGCAGGAACACTGTACGGCGCATTGAACACCTTGCTGGAAAAGCAATGGATTCGTCTGGTCCGGGAAGAGGAAGAATCCCGGAAAAAGAAGGAATATGTTCTGACGCTGATGGGAGAAGCCATCCTGCTACAGGAAATGGAACGATTGGAAGAATTGCTTAAAAATGGAAAGAAGGTGCTGATGCAACATGGTCAAATTCAGACTCTACTATGA